From one Plectropomus leopardus isolate mb chromosome 8, YSFRI_Pleo_2.0, whole genome shotgun sequence genomic stretch:
- the dnajc11a gene encoding dnaJ homolog subfamily C member 11a yields the protein MASALDDDEILNDDYYSLLNVRREATQDELKAAYRRLCMLYHPDKHRDPELKRQAEQLFNLVHEAYEVLSDPQARAIYDIYGKRGLDVEGWEVVERKRTPAEIREEYERLQKEREERRLQQRTNPKGMISVGIDATDLFDQYEEDYEDLAGGGVPHVEINKMHISQSIEAPLTTKDTAILSGSLSTHNGNGGGTINLALRRVTSAKGWGEVELGAGDTHGPLLGMKIFRNLTPRFFMTAQCGLQFSSRGVRPGVTTVLARHLDKNTMGYLQWRWGTQSSMNTSIVRDTKSSHFTFAVQLGIPHTFMMMSYQYKFQDDDQTKIKGSVKSGFFGTVVEYGAERKISRHSVLGATVSVGVPQGVSLKIKLNRASQTYFFPIHLTDQLLPSAVFYATVGPLVFYLAIQQLIIRPYVRAQKEQDLEKQRESSASNIARKKQEAEAAVLLMQESVRRIIETEESRLGLIILNAWYGKFVTDNSRKHERAKVIDVTVPLQCLVKDSKLILTEATKSGLPGFYDPCVGEEKSLKVLYQFRGVMHQVLSGDTEPLRIPKQSHRIDADT from the exons ATGGCGTCTGCCTTGGACGATGATGAGATCCtaaatgatgattattattcGCTGCTGAATGTCAGAAGAGAG GCAACACAGGATGAGCTGAAGGCGGCATACAGGCGATTATGCATGCTGTATCACCCAGACAAACACCGGGACCCTGAACTAAAGCGTCAAGCAGAACAGCTTTTTAACCTCGTACATGAAGCTTATGAAG TGCTTAGTGATCCACAGGCACGAGCTATCTATGACATCTATGGCAAGAGAGGGCTCGATGTTGAAGGATGGGAG GTGGTGGAAAGAAAAAGGACCCCTGCCGAGATCCGAGAGGAGTATGAGCGCCTTCAGAAGGagcgagaggagaggaggcttCAGCAAAGGACCAACCCAAAG GGAATGATCAGTGTGGGTATTGATGCCACGGACCTGTTTGACCAGTATGAGGAGGACTATGAGGATCTGGCCGGAGGGGGAGTTCCACATGTGGAAATCAACAAGATGCACATATCACAATCTATAGAG GCTCCTCTTACCACAAAAGATACAGCCATTTTGTCTGGCTCCTTGTCAACCCACAATGGAAATGGGGGTGGCACCATTAACTTGGCCTTGAGAAGAGTCACCTCAGCCAAGGGGTGGGGAGAG gtaGAGCTCGGTGCTGGAGACACTCATGGACCTCTCTTAGGAATGAAGATATTCCGAAACTTGACGCCACGATT ctTTATGACCGCTCAGTGTGGACTCCAGTTTTCGTCTCGAGGCGTGCGTCCCGGCGTCACCACAGTGCTGGCCCGCCACTTAGACAAGAACACTATGGGCTATCTGCAGTGGCGCTGGGGCACCCAGTCCTCTATGAACACCAGCATCGTCAGGGACACCAAGAGCAGCCATTTCACCTTCGCAGTGCAG ctcgGCATTCCTCACACGTTTATGATGATGAGCTACCAGTACAAGTTCCAGGATGATGACCAGACGAAGATTAAGGGCTCAGTAAA ATCAGGTTTCTTTGGGACTGTGGTGGAGTACGGTGCCGAGAGGAAGATCAGTCGACACAGTGTCCTGGGGGCCACAGTCAGCGTGGGAGTGCCCCAAGGTGTCTCCCTCAAGATCAA ACTAAACAGAGCCAGCCAGACATATTTCTTCCCTATTCACCTGACCGACCAACTCCTGCCAAGTGCTGTATTTTACGCCACAGTTGGACCACTGGTTTTCTACCTCGCCATCCAGCAGCTTATTATTCGGCCCTACGTGCGGGCCCAGAAGGAACA AGACTTGGAGAAGCAGCGGGAGAGCTCGGCCTCGAATATAGCCAGGAAGAAACAGGAGGCGGAGGCTGCT GTCTTGCTCATGCAGGAGTCTGTGCGCAGGATTATTGAAACGGAGGAGTCTAGATTGG GTCTCATCATCCTAAACGCCTGGTATGGCAAGTTTGTGACAGACAACAGCCGAAAACACGAGAGGGCAAAGGTCATTGATGTTACGGTGCCACTGCAGTGTCTGGTCAAAGACTCTAAACTCATCCTCACTGAGGCCACAAAG TCTGGACTCCCAGGTTTCTATGACCCCTGTGTGGGGGAGGAGAAGAGCCTGAAGGTGCTGTATCAGTTCCGCGGAGTCATGCATCAAGTCCTGTCAGGAGACACCGAACCACTCAGGATACCAAAGCAAT CTCACAGGATTGATGCAGACACATAG